A window of the Falco rusticolus isolate bFalRus1 chromosome 1, bFalRus1.pri, whole genome shotgun sequence genome harbors these coding sequences:
- the NDUFC1 gene encoding NADH dehydrogenase [ubiquinone] 1 subunit C1, mitochondrial gives MAAALRAAERLRLAAGPPRLAFTRSAFVAKRRNYDQPNWFGVGLAFSTSAALWALLFKQHNEDVMEYERRKAERQHKCTGCS, from the exons AtggcggcggcgctgcgggcGGCGGAGCGGTTGCGGttggcggcggggccgccgaGGCTCG CTTTTACTCGTTCTGCGTTTGTTGCAAAAAGACGTAATTATGACCAACCAAACTGGTTTGGAGTTGGCTTGGCTTTTAGCACCAGTGCTGCCTTGTGGGCTCTT CTTTTCAAGCAGCATAATGAAGATGTAATGGAAtatgagagaagaaaagcagagagacaACACAAGTGTACAGGATGTTCGTA G